A window of Pyrus communis chromosome 3, drPyrComm1.1, whole genome shotgun sequence genomic DNA:
TGATTGGTTTCCATCAAATGGTGTAATCATATCAAGATCATTGGCTACTCTTGTCATATAGTGAGTAGCCCAATATCCATGATCCAATCTTGATTGGGATTGAAATCATGTGTCAATTGAGCAGTCATCGCAGTTAAGGTTGGTGGTGGAGGTGTTCCCTGATAAGCATAATTGTTGTGAGGAAAACAACTAAGTGCCACATGTCCCATTTTCTAACAaatttggcactcaaagaataCCAGCTGTATTCATTGGCTGTTGCTCATTCCTATAGTAATAGATAGGAGTTGTATGTCTTCGTTTATTGCAAATTTGACATTCATGGATGATTCCAAACTTCTGCCCATTATTACCATTCCAGTTACTCCAGCTTGAACCACCATTGGACTAAAACTGATTACTACCAGAAAAACATCATTACCTCTGTTGCTATCATTTCCTCCATTGTATCAAGGTCTAGAATTATACTTTTAACCATTGAAGCCACCATTGTTTCTATGTGAAGAAAATTGTTGTGGCATATTGCCTTGAGAAAAGTGACTTCTAGTAAGTCCAATGCCATTATATAAACCCAGCAAGCCAAAGAGGCTGTTGCAAATGGGTCGGGGCTTCAGGCCTATGTCCGAGACAAACCCAGCATGCTTCTGGCATGCAGGTTTGGGCTCGGGTGGACCGGGGCTTGCAGGCCCATGTGACAGACAACTCAAGCCGAAGCTTGGTTAGGTCTGAAAGGTGCAGTGAGCCCATAGGGCTGTACAGGTGGTCCAAGGCGTCGGGGCGACGCCATCCCACAGTGGTCCATAGTGGTGTCGcaatttttcctcttttttttcgaattctagggttaaaaaccctaattgcttctaaattaatttccaATTCTACATAGCATAAATGCGTAATGCatgaacaattatatatattgacaaaatatatgaacatatatatgatatatataattggaaggaaaatataaatatagggggttcatgcatcatggggaatattttcatgcttcaaggttttttaaatatcttaatttattttagaagaacttgattggcagaaaacaattgAGAGCCTTTGAATTCGTAGAAGATAGCCTCCTCCTATGATGTGTCAATTCCTCAGCTTCTGGTAAAAacgtgttgataacgtgttgtaggcctaattaACTGCGCAATCTAAGGAATAGAGATAGGGGGCCGGCGGTaacaagagagaaagagagagatttaattctgagatgtgtgttgtatcacccccttatgcctttatttataatagtaagAAGAATATAATCCTTACccttattgtgacatcccacatcacccaggggagtaatccttaaatatatattcccatccctacctagctcgaggccttttgggagctcactggattcgggttccgtaggaactccgaagttaagcgagaagggggatagagcaatcccatgatgggtgacccactgggaagttgctcgtgagttcccaaaaataaaaccgtgagggaatggtaagcccaaagcggacaatatcgtgctatggtggtggagcgggcccgggaagtgatccgccccgggccaggatgtgacaatttggtatcagagcctaaccttggtcgcgtgtttgccgacgaggacgtcgggcccctaaggggggtggattatgacatcccacatcgcccaggggagtgatccttaaatatatattctcatccctacctagcacgaagccttttggaagctcactggcttggggttccgtaggaactgttggaaatgtgccctaaaaccaatcatatgatgatactttatggacatttcacatgttaaactaatctagtttaatgtaaagggcaaagattattgtttgagccgtcttatataaatgttatatgcttaaacgataagtccaaggaatatgtgattggaagaatgcgatctaaagaagttagattcatgagaccattctttcgttgacacatcctaaacgttcctgatcataggattgtcaattgggcattgacagtccgttaagatcagtacgtgttatgtcttctctcagggagagtgactagtctcgagtcattggtgtgtgtgacatcaagacaagtacataggtgctcaatagagaatgagttcactgaacacgatcaacgaagagttctcatattcatgtcacatgagaactcatagttgggataatgcaaattagtcttttgacctgaggcatcacagttgtcttgtggttaggtccttaatctttgattatgtcaaagtcactccatcaggagggtgtccacgacatcattggggttaagccacttagccatggagacaagtgaatgcgcaacaagggatctctaaccttcaaactgtttgagggagaatactctatgatatgatttagaatctctggccagagtatgaatgagatttaggaatgtgttccaaatcacattcaaggtaatcatataagcacaagactcacattggatagtagacatgaataaactatcaaaccaaacaatgtggtcaagagtattgtattagagaaagaccgtattgcatttgtaatcctaaaactgaataggttctccgcctcttctgattagcttgggtaaccatgacatgctgctaggcgtcaaccatggtttgtggaagccctaaaagtgtattatcactaacgggagaattgaaagtaagtttcaattcacaatcgatttgaaagagtttgaatcgcccactgcctcgctaaaaggaacctaatggatcgtacaccgtgtaaggtagagattgaagattcaacggagatgagtaagaataattaaatggtttaattatttgtggcaaggattaattaatatgattattaatcaaacgaataagttcgttaaaagaccacgggatagttttggaccttaaggcccaatgggcttcgaacgtcaaatccattgacttaagttgtgtgacaacttaatgaataatgattcacaaaggcccaaatagcccaataaatcccatgttaaagaaggagtggttttggacttatttacaagtttgccactcaaatgaattaaggaataagtataactttatagccaaaattcattaagggtaatttttggggaaaggatgagaacacaagctctcctttctctctaaaatttcagccaccttggaaggatcatctagcaatcaaactcctccaaggtcactcatttcttctacaatatgccttggtgtggagacttagaggttttcaattttgggaacttggagaaaccttttcatccatccaaatccatggatctaagatgcaaggaatgaaggtcctctctttgggtgattagcctttgcttatgcaaagaggaatctacaaaggtattgatttctcaactcactttgttttgagttgagtcttggttcacctatctactaggctttgaagttcatgggttaagttttgtttttgagtgcatataaacatgattccgccttttaattgttaattgcatgttgttgatgttgctcaaatgaacttgtttttcacaaattttccttcaggAACTTCGAAgctaagcgagaagggggctagagcaatcccttGATGGGTGACCctctgggaagttgctcgtgagtttccaaaaataaaaccgtgagggaatggtaagcccaaagcggacaatatcgtgctgcggtggtggagcgggcccgggaagtgattcgccctaggccaggatgtgacaatttggtatcagagcctaaccctggtcgtgtgtgtgccaacgaggacgtcgagcccctaaggggggtggattgtgacatcccacatcgctcaggggagtgatccttaaatatatattctcatccctacctagcacgaggccttttgggagctcactggcttcgagttccgtaggaactccgaagttaagcgagaagggggctagagcaatctcatgatgggtgacccactgggaagttgctcgtgagttctcaaaaataaaaccgtgagggaatggtaagcccaaagcggacaatatcgtgctacggtggtggagcgggcctgggaagtgatccgccctggacCAGGATGTGACACTTATAGGATTACatctcttaataggtaatcaactcctaattgGTAACTACAAGATACTCCtagatatactaggatttacataatcacattcctaatctaataggactgcaacatttctatgtatgttactatattttttaaattaaaaattgaaatttatagttgtttattttaatgagattttaaataaaaatccataatttgtggcattaaaaatataaaattatactagtgtgtgtatgtatgtgtgtgtgtgtgtgtgtgtgtgtgtgtaaacatgggtacattcatcaaaatcaacaaaaaaattattgtaccaaaatgtgggtacattcttcaaaaccacacaaaaaaagtaatatatattaggcttaataacattagtaaatttctttgattaaacttgatatggatacattctcaaatcaaaagaaaaaaaattgtacccatataagtttacaaatggattagaaaaaattgaatagattttatataaaataaaaaatggtacattttacatatgacaaattggtatacttaagaatgggtacatttcaagattaaaaatttgagaaaaattacatgaatgggtgcatattagggctgggcacgggccgggccgggcccaattttgaagggaccggaccggacctaggttcaaagggaacggggcgggccgggccggagattacattttttaatataagaaccGGACATTACCCGGCCCGGTTGAAACGGGTAGGTTCgggccgggtccacgggtccctttttttttttttttggttgtttgaaaaaaaaaaaaaatttgtacagaatacagattgcaaactgcacaaaAAACTacacagattgcaatctgcacaaaactgcagattgcaaactgcacaaaactgcacagattgcaatctgcacagatttgcacagattgcaaCTGCAGAAAGTCACATACTGCATTTACGCATATTTTGCACAAATTCACCATTATTCACATCCAATCTAAATACAAAGTCCAACATCCAAGTTCATAGATTAACAATaacattcaaaataataatattacatcttccaacatctaaaaatcaaatcaacatacaaaatatccgaaaatccaaacaaaaaataaccatccaaacaaaaaataaccatccaaaacaaaaaataaccatCCAAAACTCACCAGTAAGCAAGCAGGATATGATTCAAAATCTTCCAATTTCCAAACTTTCTCAGTAATAAGTGGCTCCGGAATCTGAAACCAATTCCCAAACAATCAAGAAAATGCATATAATATTCTTGGAAATGCAGCAATGCAAGTAAATGCAATCAGAATTCAGAAGTGTCCTTAAATAGCCTAATAAATAACACTGAAGGTTCTCGGTTTAGTTTGCAGTTTTTCTCATGtacttcaaaattcaaaattcaaatcgtGTGCAGGGCCTGCAGGGCAGTAACATGCAGCAACATGCATGCACTCACCATTCATGACATTTTACCAAAATGTTTCAAGAAACTATGCTCTTTTCCATAGGCTAAAGAAACTGTTTTCTGCAATATTGGCCAAGTacttattgtgtgtgtgtgtgtgtgtgtgagatgtatatgtatatgaaaCCAATTCCCAAACAATCAAGAAAATACATATAATATTCTTGGAAATGCAACAATgcaagaaaatctgaaaatgcaatcAGAATTCAGAAGTGTCCTTAATGCAGCAAAGTTTGGGACGAAGTAGAAAGTAGAATGTTCTAATTGCAACCTTATGACTCTGTGCTCCTTATTGCAACAAACTTCATTTCACAACAAACATCTAATAATTTAAAAGGCAGAAGGGAGAAAACGAATCTACACTTGCAAAATTATAAATAACATTGACAAAGCGATACCTGCATTTGCCCAAATAACCCAGCCAAAGCTCCACAAGAAAGACGCATCACAATGGACTTTTCATACTCTTCAGGAACATGCAGTTTAAGTTCCTCATATATGTAGAACTTTAAACCAGCATAGGGGAGTATTCCGGTGAGTGTTGGGCCTGATCAAGTAAAAGAAGCTCCAAGTTAATATTAGCTTGTCCATTATATTGCATCACGTATGAATAAACGGCACCTCCTCCAATCAGTAAAGTCTTAGCAGAACACTCAGCTATGAGATACACAGAATGTGGTGACAAATGGTTTTGCCACATCATAATTAGAGAAGCAAATGCATACCTACACCTCGATAGAGACCACGGAAGCCCCCCTCCTTGTAAACACTTGAAAGCACGTCCCTTATGCCCTTATAAACAATTTGATGGTGGGTGCCTTTCATGCCATAATTAATGTTTCCTCGGGTATTAACAACCTGTAAAACCATAACAAAAATAGATTAAACAATGAATCAATGAACTATTACAAAAATCGTTTttgacacaaaagaaaaaggtacaGATAAGACATATGCAAGACACTGACCTGATAAGCAAGTTTGGTGCGAGCTAGGTCCAAGGGATAAGTGCATAAAACTGCTGTCCCTCCGGTTGCTGCACCGGCTAAAAGATCAATATGAGGCCCTGATCCTAAAGTAGAATAGTTATTCAAGATCCAACACCTGTACTGCTCAATGCTCATATGTCATGTAATGTAAGGCTGCATAAGGAATAATTCGAGCAACACTTGCTCCATTTCCTCTGAAAAACAGATAAGAAAGTTCGAAAATAATTGTTCTAGCGACATGTATAAAGTTTGATATCGAAACTTAAACAGTACCAAAACATATTCTTTATAGTAAATTACAGAACCAAAACCAATATATTAATGAAACCCATAGATATATGAACCCTAGATTCGAACAGATCtacagaaaaaaattgaaataggaAAAACTTAAAAGAGAGACTCTGGGAATAGAGCTTCTGAGCTTCATGCTTAACaaacaaagcaacaaaaccCATAAATTAAATGTCTAACCAAACAGCTTAAAATCTACAAACAACTTAAATTTCTGCAAATTTAACCAAACAACTTAAAATCGCAGCAGTCCTAAATCAGCAAGTTTCTGATTTAACCAAACAGCAAGTTTCTGCTAGTAATCAAATCGCAGCAGTCCATATAATCAATCGAAAAGCTTATGCAATCATAgccccaaaaaccctaaattcccaaatcagaaaccctaaattcccaaatcagaaaccctaattcataaaTTACCTAGGAATTTGCAGGATGATGGTAGTGTTCTCAACGGCGAGGTTGGTGTCGACCGTGTGGTGGTGGTCGGAACTCGCGATTGGGGAGGATTGATGTAATGTCGACAGACACAGTCGAGGTCGACAGTCACTGACTCACTATGAGTCTCAAGGAGTCGAGTCGAGTCGAGTCAGTAGGGGTGGAGAATCGATGGAAAAAGATGGGAGCGATCGAGGTCCGTCTGACTCTGAGACGAGAGAGtagagaggagaggagatttGGGGAGTGGGGGAAGGGAACTGTCGAGTGTCGACTGTGGGAGTAGAGAGGAGAGGAGATCTGGGTCTGGGAGAGTGACTGTCTGAGGACTCTGATCTGAGAGACTCTTGAGACTTGACTGCGATCGTGCGATCGTGGTAACTTCTAATCAACGGATCAGATTAAATCTTAAATTTTTGGAAGGTGAAAACGGTTCGGGTTGGGGACCCGTTTCCAAGCTTGGCGACCCGTCCCGCCCCGCAAATAACATGGATCcgccccgccccgccccgtttcaGATTTTTTAAAATAGGACCCGCCCCGTACCCGCCCCGATTCACTTGGACCCGCCCTTAACCGCGGGTCTAGGGCCCGTTTGCCCAGCCCTAGtgcatataagattaaaaattgaaatttgtttatAAAAAGCTAAttggtacaaacttattctaattttttatttattttggaaatgttttgaattgaaaattagttagttgtttaataaaggtgtgagtattaaaatcctaaatcaattattaatttttattttaaaaaattatataactaacatgtaaatttattattacattaatgctaaaaactttgatcaaaatctgaaaactaataaggtttcaGCTAATGAACATTGGTAATTAGGgaccggatactaatttttccacaaaaaaaaaaaaaaaaaaaaaaaaaaactaggtaATTTCCttgaaagtgttttgatttgcaAAGGTAACTAATTATATGCATGACTATAGCctcttagtactacaatctagtgatactcctctttacttgtaagtgagaggtcttaggttcgattgtCGTCAAATGCTAATTTGAACCGCATTATtattagctcattatgaggATAAGCTCACCTCtcccttttagtgtagataaaattatttgtttaaaaaaatatatatatatatatatatatatatatatatatatatatatatatatatatatatatatatatatatatgcatgactATACAAATTTCTGGTCCAATTATTTGGATAGGGCATCTTCAAGAGCACATAAAATATTAGCCCTAATTTCAATAATATCTCTATTTAGTTTGATCCATAAGTTTGCAACACTGATTAATATCAAGGAAATGAATTTGCTTATCCTATTTGTAAGATGGCAGTTAGGGTTTTCTGTATATATACTTCCTGCACGCAATGAAACACAAACATCTTTTCGAATTTCTCCTCTTTTGCTTCACAGCATCCCTCTAAATATTCAAACATGTTCAAGGAATAAGCAAGTTAGCAACCCCATCAAGGCTGAATTATTCCGTAGCTTCCATTGTGTGTGAAACAGTTTCTTTTATTCTTTGAGAAAATGAAATATATATTCAAAGCAGTTTTATTACGTGCACTTGTAACCAAATTAGTGTACGgctcatataaaaaaaaaaaaaaccaatgatGCAAGGAAATTCTTCTCTACTCAAAATTAGTACATGCAGGAGCTAAAAAGCATAAAAGAGATTAACtatactaaattagtgtacggCTCATATATGATCACATATCACATTTAGCTTTACATGGCTTCGATTTGGTTAAGCAAAAAACTTTACTCGATGTAAAGTGAGGACATACGACGAAAATAAGTTGTTGAATACGAGAATATTCCCACATCAGATAATTGACAAACTAGTTTATACAATTAATGTTGTTGTGTAAGTGAATATAGGTGTGATTAGTAGTGGATCGCTAATCCAATCTCTattaatttatatgtttttttgtcAGCAATTGCACTCTTTATAGCGTAACATAATTCTTGTTCAGATTACCTAACAGAGATATATCCATGTATCTGATAAATCATTGATCATTCATATCTAAGAACATGCTACATTTtaagcttatatatatatatatatatatatatatatatatatagatactcTTAGCAACTCCTATATTCGAAGCAAAGTGTTGTCTAATTAAACCATGAATTACAAATGTCTAGAAAAGCTCTATTACTATTTTGCGAGGCAATCCACATCGATGTAATGAAAGTGAGGGACTAAGACAATCACAGAACGCCCCGAATAATCGACCCATTTGCCAAGCAGAGTCTCACGAAATCTTCCATCTTTTCCTTCAATTACATCTAAAAACGACTTGTAAACCATATTATGACCGTCCCTCATTGGTTGTCCGCGGATTCCATTATCAAGAAGTGTATGCACAACCTCTTGTACCAATTTCTCCTGACACATTACTAATTCCCCTGGCGTAGATCTACTTGTTGTTAAGAGATCGATAAGGGTTGCTGGCACAGAGTTAGTTGATACTTATTCCCCAGATACTGTCATTTCTTCTTCTCCGGGAAAAGAGGTTCacgaaaaaatggcaaaaaagaAAGTATTAATTTCTCTTCTATATCTTGCATCTATAGTATTTTTGCCTTGGTGGATCTCTCTCTCATTTAATAAAAGTCTGGAATCTTGGTTTACTAATTGGTGGAATACTAGGCAATCCGAATTCTTTTTATAATGAGATTCAAGGAAAGAGTATTCTAAAAGAATTCATAGACTTAGAGGAACTCTTACGTTTGGacgaaataaaaaaggaatacCCGGAAACACATTTACAAAAGCCTTGCTTAGAAATCTACAAAGAAATGATCTAATTGATCAAGATGCACAACGAGGATCGCATccatacaatatatataatatttgattCT
This region includes:
- the LOC137728185 gene encoding mitochondrial carrier protein CoAc1-like, yielding MSIEQYRCWILNNYSTLGSGPHIDLLAGAATGGTAVLCTYPLDLARTKLAYQVVNTRGNINYGMKGTHHQIVYKGIRDVLSSVYKEGGFRGLYRGVGPTLTGILPYAGLKFYIYEELKLHVPEEYEKSIVMRLSCGALAGLFGQMQIPEPLITEKVWKLEDFESYPACLLMLEDYVTFCSCNLCKSVQIAICAVLCSLQSAVLCRLQSV